A DNA window from Dehalococcoidia bacterium contains the following coding sequences:
- a CDS encoding ABC transporter permease subunit: MPLSVFGKGLRDLRWQVFWYGLGFALLAALVVYVYPSYREQLADFDIPEAFEAFLGESADYRTAEGFLTAEFFSWAPILLVIFAIMQGTNMLAGEEAAGTMDLLLSQPLSRTRLLFEKLAAFVAGTLGIVLLTILGWALSTPFTDIEVSEVDLVIATLNLMPITLFFGAFSLMASVSLPSRGQATGVATALAVATFMLNYLASLVDLLEPLRWLSPFHYAATTTVLTNGMDWPKVAVLMALFAAFTAAAVWAFERRDIGVRAAAGLPWSLPWGRRREAEPAGAASEAASAP; this comes from the coding sequence GTGCCACTTAGCGTATTCGGCAAGGGCCTTCGAGACCTCCGCTGGCAAGTCTTCTGGTACGGCCTCGGCTTCGCCCTGCTGGCTGCGCTCGTTGTCTACGTATATCCGAGCTATCGGGAGCAACTGGCCGACTTCGACATCCCGGAGGCGTTCGAAGCATTCCTGGGCGAGTCGGCGGACTACCGGACGGCGGAGGGTTTTCTCACCGCCGAGTTCTTCAGCTGGGCGCCGATCCTGCTCGTAATCTTCGCGATCATGCAGGGCACGAACATGCTGGCCGGAGAGGAGGCAGCGGGTACGATGGACCTCCTCCTGTCCCAGCCGCTCAGCCGCACACGGCTTCTCTTCGAAAAGCTGGCCGCCTTCGTCGCGGGGACGCTTGGCATCGTCCTGCTGACGATCCTGGGCTGGGCGCTGAGCACGCCGTTCACCGACATCGAAGTCTCCGAGGTCGACCTCGTAATCGCCACCCTGAACTTGATGCCAATCACGTTGTTCTTCGGCGCGTTCTCGCTGATGGCGAGCGTCTCGCTCCCGAGCCGGGGGCAGGCAACAGGCGTGGCGACCGCGCTCGCGGTCGCCACGTTCATGCTGAATTACCTCGCCTCCCTGGTGGACCTTCTGGAGCCGCTGCGATGGCTCTCTCCCTTCCACTACGCCGCCACCACGACCGTCCTTACGAACGGCATGGACTGGCCCAAGGTTGCGGTGTTGATGGCGCTCTTCGCCGCCTTCACGGCTGCCGCCGTATGGGCGTTCGAACGACGCGATATCGGCGTGCGCGCCGCCGCCGGCCTGCCGTGGAGCCTCCCGTGGGGTCGCCGGCGGGAAGCGGAGCCTGCCGGCGCTGCCTCGGAGGCAGCGTCAGCGCCTTAG
- a CDS encoding ABC transporter ATP-binding protein → MDQAPAIRFEALTKTYGPVRALDAVDLTVNRGVIFGFLGPNGAGKTTAIRCLLDLIRPNGGRAMLCGLDSRRDSIEVRRRAGYLPGDLRLYEGLTGAQTIELFTSLRQGAVDAAYRRRLLDRLDLDPTKQVGSLSKGNKQKLGLVLAMMHQPEVLVLDEPTSGLDPLVQEEVALLLRDHVSAGRTVFFSSHVLSEVENLCDHVGFIRAGRMVAVEEVGALKGRSLHILEVTFAAPVPPGAFDLPGVREVERRGPVVHLEVRDAIDTALKAIARFEVVDLRTEQPSLEQVFLAYYHDNQPEVPSAT, encoded by the coding sequence ATGGACCAGGCGCCGGCTATCCGGTTTGAAGCGCTGACAAAGACATACGGACCCGTGCGGGCGCTCGACGCAGTCGATCTCACCGTGAACCGCGGCGTCATCTTCGGGTTCCTGGGGCCAAACGGCGCGGGCAAGACCACCGCAATCCGCTGTCTGCTGGACCTCATCCGGCCTAACGGGGGACGGGCGATGCTGTGCGGCCTGGACAGCCGACGCGACTCCATCGAGGTCAGGCGGCGCGCCGGCTACCTCCCCGGCGACCTTAGGCTATACGAGGGCCTGACCGGCGCTCAGACAATTGAGCTGTTCACGTCGCTGCGGCAAGGCGCTGTTGACGCCGCCTACCGGCGCCGCTTGCTGGACAGGCTCGACCTCGACCCGACGAAGCAGGTCGGCTCTCTGTCGAAGGGAAACAAGCAGAAACTCGGGTTGGTGCTGGCGATGATGCACCAGCCGGAAGTACTGGTCCTGGACGAGCCGACCAGCGGCCTCGACCCGCTCGTGCAGGAGGAGGTGGCATTGCTGCTACGGGACCACGTCAGTGCTGGGCGAACGGTCTTCTTCTCGTCTCACGTCCTCTCCGAGGTCGAGAACCTTTGCGACCACGTGGGCTTCATTCGGGCCGGGCGCATGGTTGCGGTGGAGGAAGTTGGGGCCCTCAAGGGCCGCTCGCTTCATATCCTTGAGGTCACGTTCGCGGCACCCGTACCGCCGGGCGCGTTCGACCTGCCGGGAGTACGGGAGGTGGAGCGCCGCGGCCCGGTCGTCCACCTGGAAGTCCGCGACGCCATCGACACTGCCCTCAAAGCGATAGCACGCTTCGAGGTCGTGGACCTGCGGACCGAGCAGCCAAGCCTGGAGCAGGTGTTTCTCGCCTACTACCACGACAACCAGCCGGAGGTTCCGAGTGCCACTTAG
- a CDS encoding thiamine phosphate synthase: MSAPGGLYVIVDPEACMGRSPVDVARMALEGGASMLQWRDKAREKGLQLDDVRGILRECTARGVPLIINDHADLALVLAASARRVPGAGSAGRPAAGLVGVHVGQKDLPVADVRRIVPAGFVVGASTNNVEEARRAEADGATYVAVGDIFGTMTKRWTRGASPQRLAEVKAAVSVPVFGIGGINSGNVREVMAAGADGVAVISAVCGARDPRAAAAELSSLIAHQRRT; the protein is encoded by the coding sequence ATGAGCGCGCCCGGCGGGCTGTACGTGATTGTCGACCCCGAGGCATGCATGGGCAGGAGCCCCGTCGACGTCGCCCGTATGGCGCTCGAAGGCGGCGCCTCGATGCTCCAATGGCGCGACAAGGCCCGCGAGAAGGGCTTGCAGTTGGACGACGTCAGGGGAATCCTGCGCGAGTGCACAGCGCGCGGGGTCCCGTTGATCATCAACGACCATGCGGACCTTGCCCTGGTGCTGGCAGCTAGCGCGCGGAGGGTGCCCGGGGCCGGCTCGGCGGGAAGGCCGGCCGCTGGCCTGGTCGGCGTGCACGTGGGCCAGAAGGACCTCCCGGTCGCGGACGTGCGGCGCATCGTGCCGGCCGGCTTCGTGGTCGGGGCCTCCACGAACAATGTCGAGGAGGCGCGTCGCGCCGAGGCGGACGGGGCGACGTACGTGGCAGTGGGGGACATCTTCGGCACGATGACGAAGAGGTGGACCCGGGGCGCCTCGCCTCAGCGGCTCGCCGAGGTGAAAGCGGCGGTCAGCGTCCCCGTCTTCGGTATCGGCGGCATCAACTCGGGAAACGTGCGCGAGGTCATGGCGGCGGGCGCCGACGGCGTCGCCGTGATCAGCGCCGTGTGTGGCGCCAGGGACCCGCGCGCCGCGGCTGCCGAGCTTTCCAGCCTTATCGCCCACCAAAGAAGGACTTGA
- a CDS encoding enoyl-CoA hydratase-related protein: MDFETILYEKNDGIATITLNRPERMNAFNDTMISEWAWALNDARVDSDVRVVVVTGAGRGFCAGADLRGGSGVAEVAASTETTVSAAAQRNWLRDGVQAVPRAVALLDKPYIGAINGAAVGAGMDMASQCDIRIASENARFGMTYARVGLIPGDGGCWYLPRIVGLQKALELIWTTDIIDAQEALRIGYVTKVVPADKLMEETMAFARRLVEGPAVAIQLSKRLVYRGLDSTLLESLEQAAHAMAIVQSTEDAREGPRAFAENRPPRFTSR; encoded by the coding sequence ATGGACTTCGAGACGATCCTCTATGAGAAGAACGACGGCATCGCGACCATCACCCTCAACCGCCCCGAGCGCATGAACGCCTTCAACGACACGATGATCTCGGAGTGGGCCTGGGCGCTGAACGACGCCCGCGTGGACAGCGACGTGCGCGTCGTGGTGGTCACGGGAGCGGGCCGGGGGTTCTGCGCCGGCGCCGACCTCCGGGGCGGCTCCGGCGTGGCTGAGGTGGCGGCCTCGACGGAAACGACGGTCTCAGCAGCGGCGCAGCGCAACTGGCTGCGCGACGGGGTCCAGGCGGTGCCGCGCGCCGTCGCCCTGCTCGACAAGCCCTACATCGGCGCGATCAACGGGGCGGCAGTGGGCGCCGGCATGGACATGGCGAGCCAGTGCGACATACGCATCGCCTCCGAGAACGCGCGCTTCGGCATGACCTACGCCCGCGTCGGCCTCATCCCGGGCGATGGTGGCTGCTGGTACCTGCCGCGCATCGTCGGCCTGCAGAAGGCGCTGGAGCTGATCTGGACTACGGACATCATCGATGCCCAGGAGGCGCTGCGCATCGGTTACGTGACTAAGGTCGTCCCGGCCGACAAGCTTATGGAGGAAACGATGGCCTTCGCGCGCCGGCTGGTGGAGGGGCCGGCGGTCGCTATCCAGCTTTCCAAGCGCCTGGTGTACCGGGGACTGGACAGCACCCTGCTAGAGTCGCTGGAGCAGGCAGCGCACGCCATGGCCATCGTGCAGTCGACCGAGGACGCGCGCGAGGGGCCGCGGGCTTTCGCGGAGAACAGGCCGCCGCGGTTTACGTCCCGCTAG
- a CDS encoding class I SAM-dependent methyltransferase, whose translation MADATPSGLNAAVREAWEVNAAHWDARMGEGNRWNIDLIRPAVERALELRPGEVVLDAGCGNGQVSRWLADLGAIVVAFDFSQRLVELAGSRSGAYSGRVEYHVIDGTDRGALLRLGAGRFDAVVSTMALMDMAEIAPLIEASRGLLKPGGRFVFAVPHPCFNTTASSLLAERLEIADGRARVEYAVKVRRYKSGAIGRAEAMSGQPVLQYYFERPLEALLGAFFRRGFSLDYLEEPAFARDDAPEGLHWRNLPEIPPVLVCRLRPLT comes from the coding sequence GTGGCCGACGCGACCCCGTCGGGTCTGAACGCCGCGGTCCGCGAGGCGTGGGAGGTGAACGCCGCCCACTGGGACGCGCGCATGGGCGAAGGCAACCGCTGGAACATCGACCTGATCCGTCCGGCCGTCGAGCGCGCGCTGGAGCTACGGCCCGGCGAGGTCGTGCTCGACGCCGGCTGCGGCAACGGCCAGGTCTCACGCTGGCTCGCCGACCTGGGAGCGATAGTCGTCGCCTTCGACTTTTCGCAGCGGCTGGTCGAGTTGGCCGGTTCGCGGTCGGGCGCGTACTCCGGCCGGGTTGAGTACCACGTCATCGATGGCACCGACCGTGGCGCGCTGCTGAGGCTCGGAGCCGGGCGTTTCGACGCCGTGGTGTCGACCATGGCCCTCATGGACATGGCCGAAATCGCTCCGCTCATCGAGGCGTCGCGAGGGCTGCTCAAGCCCGGCGGACGCTTCGTGTTCGCGGTACCGCACCCTTGCTTCAACACGACCGCCAGCTCGCTGCTGGCCGAGCGACTCGAGATCGCAGACGGCCGCGCCCGCGTCGAGTACGCCGTGAAGGTACGCCGCTACAAGTCGGGCGCAATCGGCCGTGCCGAGGCCATGTCCGGGCAGCCGGTGCTGCAGTATTACTTCGAGCGCCCCCTGGAGGCGCTGCTCGGCGCCTTCTTCAGACGCGGCTTCTCGCTCGACTACCTAGAGGAGCCGGCGTTTGCGCGGGACGACGCCCCTGAAGGCCTGCACTGGCGCAACCTGCCTGAGATCCCACCTGTCCTGGTCTGCCGCTTGCGGCCGCTGACGTAG
- a CDS encoding Zn-ribbon domain-containing OB-fold protein — MAYDKPIPHPGMHTKPFWEGTRQGKLMLPRCTNCNRVHWYPRLICPHCHSMELEWIEASGEGTLHTFAVQHRAFGGWSRELPFVTAYIDLKEGDRMLTVLRGVDPNKPETIKIGSKCKVEFEPATDEIHIPFWRVVEEA; from the coding sequence ATGGCTTACGACAAACCCATCCCTCATCCCGGCATGCATACGAAGCCCTTCTGGGAGGGAACCAGGCAGGGAAAGCTAATGCTGCCCCGCTGCACGAACTGCAACCGTGTGCACTGGTACCCCCGGCTCATCTGTCCTCACTGCCACTCGATGGAGCTGGAATGGATCGAGGCGAGCGGGGAGGGCACCCTGCACACTTTCGCTGTCCAGCACCGCGCTTTCGGCGGCTGGAGCCGCGAGCTACCCTTCGTCACCGCCTACATCGACCTCAAGGAAGGCGACCGCATGCTCACCGTCCTCCGCGGCGTCGATCCCAACAAGCCCGAGACCATCAAGATCGGCTCGAAGTGCAAGGTCGAGTTCGAGCCCGCCACGGATGAGATCCACATCCCGTTCTGGCGCGTCGTAGAGGAGGCTTAG
- a CDS encoding thiolase produces the protein MPAPISKAAAIVGAAEAKEIGYPATPKTSLQLAIEAIKAVSDQTGIPISKIEGVASAGVSASELAEHLGLHPAWIDTTSVGGCSFEMHVHHMLAAIYGGIIDVGLVVLGQAGWSARQMGGGGGRGGPGGGMGDSPGTEMTMAYGLSGAPSNYSHAMTRHNYRYGTTPEDFAHIAVVTREWATLNPRAVMFSKDTHPQGGPITVEDVQNSRIISWPLTLLHCCLVTDYGGAVLVANPEIARSLRTKPVWIAGAGENMSHSNMLEMEDFTATSAVASGAAAYKMAGMGPSDMEMAMVYDSFTITAGITVEMLGLAPRGEGFLLWKEGHARPGGKFPINTNGGGLSFNHSGMYGMQLLVEAYRQLSRTAEDGINGIKGKQTNARSCVVNGTGGSLSTTGTLVLTAD, from the coding sequence ATGCCGGCACCAATTTCGAAAGCGGCGGCCATCGTTGGCGCGGCAGAGGCGAAGGAGATAGGCTATCCGGCCACTCCCAAGACCTCGCTGCAGCTCGCGATCGAGGCCATCAAGGCGGTAAGCGACCAGACCGGCATCCCGATCTCGAAGATCGAGGGTGTCGCTAGCGCGGGCGTGTCGGCCTCGGAGCTGGCGGAGCACCTCGGGCTGCACCCGGCCTGGATCGACACGACATCGGTGGGCGGCTGCTCATTCGAGATGCACGTCCACCACATGCTGGCGGCGATCTACGGCGGCATCATCGATGTCGGCCTGGTCGTGCTGGGCCAGGCGGGCTGGTCAGCGCGGCAGATGGGTGGCGGCGGTGGCCGGGGCGGGCCCGGCGGTGGCATGGGCGACAGCCCGGGCACCGAGATGACGATGGCGTACGGCCTCTCCGGGGCGCCGTCCAACTACTCGCACGCCATGACCCGGCACAACTACCGCTACGGCACCACGCCCGAGGACTTCGCCCACATCGCCGTGGTCACGCGCGAGTGGGCCACCCTGAACCCGCGCGCGGTCATGTTCTCGAAGGACACGCACCCCCAGGGCGGGCCGATCACGGTGGAGGACGTGCAGAACTCGCGCATCATCTCCTGGCCGCTGACGCTGCTCCACTGCTGCCTTGTCACGGACTACGGCGGCGCCGTGCTGGTGGCCAACCCGGAGATCGCGCGCAGCCTGCGCACGAAGCCGGTCTGGATTGCGGGCGCCGGCGAGAACATGAGCCACTCCAACATGCTGGAGATGGAGGACTTCACCGCCACCTCGGCTGTCGCCTCCGGGGCAGCAGCCTACAAGATGGCGGGCATGGGCCCGTCTGACATGGAAATGGCCATGGTCTACGACTCCTTCACCATCACCGCCGGCATCACGGTCGAAATGCTGGGCCTGGCGCCCCGCGGTGAGGGCTTCCTGCTCTGGAAGGAAGGTCACGCCCGTCCGGGAGGCAAGTTCCCGATCAACACCAACGGGGGCGGCCTCTCCTTCAACCACTCCGGCATGTACGGCATGCAACTCCTGGTCGAGGCCTACCGCCAGCTCTCGCGCACGGCCGAAGACGGCATCAACGGCATCAAGGGTAAGCAGACCAACGCCCGCTCTTGCGTCGTCAACGGCACGGGTGGCAGCCTCTCGACCACAGGCACGCTCGTGCTGACCGCCGACTAG
- the tmk gene encoding dTMP kinase, with the protein MLITFEGGEGAGKSTQAELLAQRLRHAGREALVLREPGGTELGEALRRLLMHDHAAKSIEAEVLLFLAARAELVNTVIRPALQQGTVVVCDRFSDSTIAYQGYGRGVDTGSIRTLNRWATGGLEPDVTVLLDVPVEVGRRRKHGDDDIFYRESEAFHTRVREGYHFLAARDPGRWLVVDGTLPPEEIAAQVWERVKAKLAGMA; encoded by the coding sequence ATGCTGATCACCTTCGAAGGCGGCGAGGGCGCCGGGAAGAGCACGCAGGCGGAACTGCTCGCTCAGCGGCTGCGCCACGCCGGCCGCGAGGCCCTCGTCCTGCGCGAGCCCGGCGGCACCGAGCTCGGCGAGGCGCTGAGGCGACTGCTCATGCATGACCACGCCGCGAAGAGCATCGAGGCGGAGGTGTTGCTGTTCCTGGCCGCCCGCGCCGAGCTCGTCAACACCGTGATCAGGCCGGCCCTCCAGCAGGGCACGGTCGTGGTCTGCGATCGCTTCTCGGACTCGACCATCGCCTACCAGGGCTACGGACGCGGGGTCGACACCGGCTCGATCCGCACCCTGAACCGCTGGGCGACCGGCGGCCTCGAGCCAGACGTCACCGTGCTCCTGGACGTGCCCGTCGAAGTCGGGCGCCGCCGCAAGCACGGCGACGACGACATCTTCTACCGCGAGTCCGAGGCCTTCCACACCCGCGTGCGCGAGGGCTACCACTTCCTCGCCGCGCGCGACCCGGGCCGCTGGCTGGTGGTCGACGGCACGCTTCCGCCGGAGGAGATAGCGGCGCAAGTCTGGGAGCGCGTGAAGGCGAAGCTCGCCGGGATGGCTTGA